From a region of the Alosa sapidissima isolate fAloSap1 chromosome 9, fAloSap1.pri, whole genome shotgun sequence genome:
- the LOC121718192 gene encoding HMG domain-containing protein 4-like: MEGEVGLVAGRSQREKRRSYKDLLREEEEIDAQVRKTSKKRRDSDPFATGGELHKKKKRLHEEEHFHKGDRGHGQSIHHKKKKKKPIPEGRPSMGHSSSFAPAPHSTETAMDLLQAITSPLATGSAPSPPHHHHHQHQHKPTQRQPAYKKPSYASHPHHSTQRKQRDEWDAPLPRPKPAKKKPLLVREPLPVVGTEVELEGHYDGPLGIMGDSSSSADELEAGELIIDDSYAQLAKKAKKSKKSKKKKEKEREKKHSLKGTKKVSKGGSSHSSSMANGSAGYGAYGMASSDSLNHRPSDKKKKKEEKGRDKSDKDKKKKNLTAYQIFCKEYRASINLEQPGLDFGELSKKLADAWKQLPEGDKEVWKERAQYLQHKQQMKSGLSSSSGKSAPQSSSGAAKADKPKAVKRVESRPHLQQSNGMAAEVEPSPSPGSFPEVDPIDAAAHLQLLGESLSVIGCRLQETEGMVTVSGSLSVLLDAMLCALGPLACLTTQVPELNGCPQHILSKTLDNIAYVMPGL; this comes from the exons atggagggagaggtgggTCTCGTGGCCGGCCGCAGccaaagagagaagaggagatccTACAAAGATTTgttgagggaagaggaggaaataGATGCCCAAGTGCGCAAGACCTCGAAGAAACGACGT GACTCCGATCCTTTTGCCACAGGAGGTGAACTTCACAAGAAAAAGAAGAGGTTACATGAAGAGGAACACTTTCACAAAG GGGACAGGGGTCATGGGCAGTCCATTCatcacaaaaagaaaaagaaaaaaccgATCCCGGAGGGGAGACCCTCCATGGGCCACTCCTCGTCCTTCGCCCCCGCTCCGCACTCGACCGAGACGGCCATGGACCTGCTGCAGGCCATCACGTCGCCGCTGGCCACCGGCTCGGCCCCCAGcccccctcaccaccaccaccatcagcaccagCATAAGCCAACGCAGCGGCAGCCCGCCTACAAGAAGCCCTCGTACGCCTCGCATCCGCACCACAGCACCCAGCGCAAACAGCGGGACGAATGGGACGCGCCGCTCCCCCGGCCCAAACCCGCCAAGAAGAAGCCACTGCTGGTCAGGGAGCCACTGCCTGTAGTGGGCACGGAGGTGGAGCTAGAAG GACACTACGATGGACCGCTGGGGATTATGGGTGACAGCTCCTCCTCAGCCGACGAGCTGGAGGCCGGCGAGTTGATCATCGACGACTCGTACGCCCAGCTGGCCAAGAAGGCCAAGAAGAGCAAGAAGagcaagaagaagaaggagaaagagagggagaaaaagcacAGCCTGAAAGGGACCAAGAAGGTGTCCAAAG GCGGCAGCTCTCACTCCTCCAGTATGGCAAACGGCAGCGCTGGTTACGGGGCGTACGGAATGGCGTCCTCCGACTCCCTCAACCACCGGCCGAgtgacaagaagaagaagaaggaggagaagggcaGAGACAAGTCTGACAAAGACAAG aagaagaagaacctCACAGCATACCAGATATTCTGCAAGGAATACAGAGCCAGTATCAACCTGGAGCAGCCAGGCCTGG ATTTTGGCGAATTGAGTAAAAAGTTAGCAGATGCATGGAAGCAGCTACCAGAAGGAGACAAAGAA gtgtGGAAAGAGAGGGCTCAGTACCTGCAGCACAAGCAGCAGATGAAGTcaggcctctcctcctcctcaggcaAATCTGCCCCCCAGTCTAGCTCTGGAGCAGCTAAAGCAGACAAGCCCAAAG CAGTGAAGAGGGTGGAGAGTAGGCCGCACCTCCAACAGTCCAATGGCATGGCGGCGGAGGTGGAGCCATCCCCCTCTCCGGGCAGCTTCCCCGAGGTGGACCCCATCGATGCGGCCGCCCACCTGCAGCTCCTGGGAGAGTCGCTCTCCGTGATTGGCTGCCGCCTGCAGGAAACTGAG GGCATGGTGACCGTGTCGGGCAGTCTGTCAGTGCTGCTGGACGCCATGTTATGTGCTCTGGGTCCGCTCGCCTGTCTCACCACTCAAGTCCCAGAGCTCAACGGCTGCCCTCAGCACATACTG TCCAAGACTCTGGACAACATCGCCTATGTGATGCCCGGTTTGTGA